The following are encoded in a window of Castanea sativa cultivar Marrone di Chiusa Pesio chromosome 5, ASM4071231v1 genomic DNA:
- the LOC142634758 gene encoding uncharacterized protein LOC142634758, translated as MSSPKVAGRMALWAIELSEFDIRYQPRAAVKGQILADFIAEFTITKDQEVEETPIWRVHTDGSSNKHAGGVGIVLHTPEEDKIKCMIRLDFATTNNKAEYEALVVGLDLAIAAGAKSVVIYSNSQIMTSQVNGSYDCKNEMMKRYLEKVKGRMNNLQIKVIQIPREENQEVDQLARATSAKPMIIPKETTGNNSTTTHSETFVLSLGSKITTHRPPARPQANGQVEVTNRTTTRTPTRETPFQLAYGSEALIPAEVGLTSYRVESYDKSKNEEALRLQLNLVDEVRAAAAQRLTRYQDMMAKHYNSKVRHRDFQVGDLVLRKVLGTTKYFSQGKLGPNWEGTYKIISWHRKGTYYLETLDGRKLSHPWNTEHLKKYYQ; from the exons ATGAGTAGTCCCAAAGTTGCTGGACGGATGGCGCTATGGGCAATTGAGCTAAGTGAGTTCGATATCCGATATCAACCACGGGCAGCcgtgaaaggacagatattggcagacttcattgctgaATTCACTATCACAAAAGATCAGGAAGTGGAAGAAACGCCTATATGGAGAGTTCAtacagacggatcttccaataaACATGCTGGAGGTGTTGGAattgtactccacaccccggaggAAGACAAGATcaaatgcatgatccgtctggacttcGCTACTACCAACAACAAGGCGGAATACGAGGCCTTGGTAGTAGGACTGGACCTTGCAATAGCGGCAGGAGCTAAGAGTGTGGTCATCTACTCCAATTCTCAAATCATGACCAGTcaggttaatgggagctatgactGCAAGAATGAAATGATGAAAAGGTATCTTGAGAAAGTGAAAGGTCGAATGAATAACCTCCAAATCAAGgtgattcaaatcccaagggaggagaaccaagaagTCGACCAACTCGCAAGGGCAACTTCGGCCAAACCCATGATCATCCCTAAagag ACAACGGGAAACAATTCAACAACGACacattcagagacttttgttcttAGCTTGGGATCAAAAATCACTACTCATCGCCCGCCCGCCCGCCCGCAGGCCAACggacaggttgaagtcacgaatCG GACAACGACGAGAACACCGACAAGGGAAACACCATTTCAATTGGCGTATGGAAgtgaggccctcataccggcagaggtAGGATTAACAAGCTACCGTGTGGAAAGCTACGATAAGAGCAAGAATGAAGAAGCTTTGCGTTTACAGCTCAACCTTGTAGATGAAGTCAGGGCAGCAGCTGCACAGAGATTAACGcgataccaagacatgatggcaaagcattacaactccaaggttagGCACAGGGATTTCCAGGTGGGAGATTTGGTCTTACGAAAAGTACTCGGTACTACAAAATATTTCTCCCAAGGGaaactgggtcctaactgggaaggaacATACAAgatcatttcatggcataggaaaggaaCATACTACTTAGAGACACTAGACGGAAGAAAGCTGAGCCATCCATGGAACACagagcacttgaagaaatactaccagtag